A genomic segment from Geitlerinema sp. PCC 7407 encodes:
- the def gene encoding peptide deformylase — MTSTILVEKKKLENPPLEIHYLGDRVLRQPAKRISRVDDEIRTLIRNMLQTMYSADGIGLAAPQVAVQKQLIVVDCEPDDATTPPLILINPAIQRASRDVCMAQEGCLSIPGVYLDVQRPEVIEVSYKDEQGRPQKLMASGLLSRAIQHEMDHLHGVLFVDRVDNALALNQELTKHGFAANAVQPVR, encoded by the coding sequence ATGACATCCACGATTCTGGTTGAGAAGAAAAAGCTAGAGAATCCTCCCCTGGAGATTCATTATTTGGGCGATCGCGTGCTGCGCCAGCCGGCCAAGCGCATCTCTCGGGTGGATGACGAGATTCGGACGCTCATTCGCAACATGCTGCAAACCATGTACAGCGCCGACGGGATCGGACTCGCTGCGCCCCAGGTGGCCGTCCAAAAGCAGCTCATCGTGGTGGACTGCGAACCCGATGACGCGACCACGCCGCCGCTGATCTTGATCAACCCGGCGATCCAGCGGGCCAGCCGGGATGTCTGCATGGCCCAAGAAGGCTGCCTGAGCATTCCGGGGGTGTACCTGGATGTGCAGCGCCCCGAGGTGATCGAGGTGAGCTACAAAGACGAGCAGGGCCGTCCCCAAAAGCTGATGGCCAGCGGCTTGCTCTCGCGGGCGATCCAGCACGAGATGGACCACCTCCACGGCGTGCTATTTGTGGATCGGGTCGACAATGCTTTGGCCCTCAACCAGGAGCTGACCAAGCACGGGTTTGCGGCCAACGCCGTCCAGCCGGTGCGCTAG
- the uvrA gene encoding excinuclease ABC subunit UvrA has translation MPKPAKSKAPQKTADRNGRSAAASAPDRNLIRVRGARQHNLKNVDLELPRDRLIVFTGVSGSGKSSLAFDTIFAEGQRRYVESLSAYARQFLGQVDKPDVDAIEGLSPAISIDQKSTSHNPRSTVGTVTEIYDYLRLLFGRAGEPHCPHCDRSIVPQTIDEMCDRVQALPDRTRFQILAPVVRGKKGTHKKLLSSLAAEGFVRVRVDGEVRDLSDAIDLDKNQFHDIEIVVDRLIKKDDIQERLFDSLSTCLRRSDGIAVIHLLQEEPAVVELPGRPGEDPAAAPLAAEAGGTYAPLPKELVFSENFACPEHGAVMEELSPRLFSFNSPYGACPNCHGLGSLKRFSPDLIVPDPKLPVYAAIAPWSEKDNTYYFSLLYSVGQALGFDIQTPWNQLTPEQQHTLLHGTEEPIWIETDSRYREKKGYERRYEGVIPILQRQYSESTSEMYKQKLEQYLVDQACEVCQGQRLRPESLAVRMGQYRITELTSVSIRECLTRVNHLNLTPRQAQIGDLVLREIKARLQFLLDVGLDYLTLDRTAMTLSGGEAQRIRLATQIGAGLTGVLYVLDEPSIGLHQRDNDRLLSTLIKLRDLGNTLIVVEHDEDTICAADHLVDIGPGAGIHGGRIVAQGDLQALKDAPDSLTGAYLSGRRAIATPGERRAGNGRSLLLQNAHRNNLRHIDVEIPLGKFVCVTGVSGSGKSTLINELLYPSLQHHFGHKTPFPKELDDVKGLKALDKAIVIDQSPIGRTPRSNPATYTGVFDVIRSLFAETVEAKARGYKPGQFSFNVKGGRCEACGGQGVNVIEMNFLPDVYVQCEICKGARYNRETLQVKYKGKSIADVLQMTVEEALELFKNIPQAANRLQTLVDVGLGYVQLGQTAPTLSGGEAQRVKLATELSRRATGKTLYLIDEPTTGLSFYDVHKLLDVVQRLVDKGNSVLMIEHNLDVIRCADWIVDLGPEGGDRGGEIIAQGPPEEVAANPRSHTGHYLQQVLKKHPPQPVEALEEAAS, from the coding sequence ATGCCCAAGCCCGCCAAGTCAAAGGCCCCCCAAAAAACTGCCGATCGCAACGGTCGCTCAGCGGCAGCCTCTGCCCCAGACCGCAACCTGATTCGGGTCCGGGGCGCCAGACAGCACAATCTCAAAAATGTGGATCTGGAGCTGCCCCGCGATCGCCTGATTGTGTTTACGGGGGTTTCCGGTTCGGGCAAGTCTTCCCTGGCCTTTGACACGATTTTTGCCGAAGGGCAGCGGCGCTATGTCGAGTCTCTGAGCGCCTATGCGCGCCAGTTTCTCGGGCAGGTCGACAAGCCCGATGTCGACGCCATCGAAGGGCTGAGTCCAGCGATTTCCATCGACCAAAAGTCAACGTCTCATAACCCGCGCTCCACGGTGGGGACGGTGACCGAAATCTATGACTATCTGCGGCTGCTGTTTGGCCGGGCGGGGGAGCCCCACTGTCCCCACTGCGATCGCTCCATCGTGCCCCAGACCATCGATGAAATGTGCGATCGCGTCCAGGCCCTGCCCGATCGCACCCGCTTTCAGATCTTGGCCCCGGTGGTGCGCGGCAAAAAAGGCACCCACAAAAAGCTGCTGTCGAGCCTCGCTGCGGAGGGATTTGTCCGGGTGCGCGTGGATGGGGAGGTGCGCGATCTCAGCGACGCCATCGACCTCGACAAAAACCAGTTCCACGACATCGAAATCGTGGTCGATCGCCTGATCAAAAAAGACGATATCCAGGAGCGCCTATTTGACTCCTTGTCCACCTGTTTGCGGCGATCGGACGGCATTGCCGTGATCCACCTGCTCCAAGAGGAGCCAGCGGTGGTCGAGCTGCCGGGACGCCCTGGGGAAGACCCAGCCGCGGCCCCTCTGGCTGCCGAGGCGGGCGGCACCTATGCCCCCCTACCCAAGGAGCTGGTCTTTTCGGAAAACTTCGCCTGCCCGGAGCACGGCGCAGTGATGGAGGAGCTCTCGCCCCGGCTCTTTTCTTTTAACTCGCCCTACGGCGCCTGCCCCAACTGCCACGGTCTGGGCTCTCTGAAGCGGTTTTCGCCCGATCTGATCGTGCCGGACCCCAAGCTGCCGGTCTACGCGGCGATCGCCCCCTGGTCCGAGAAAGACAACACCTACTATTTCTCGCTGCTCTACAGCGTCGGCCAGGCCCTGGGCTTCGACATCCAGACGCCCTGGAACCAGCTCACCCCCGAGCAGCAGCACACCCTCCTCCACGGCACCGAGGAGCCCATCTGGATCGAAACCGACTCCCGCTACCGCGAAAAGAAGGGCTACGAGCGCCGCTACGAAGGCGTGATTCCCATCCTCCAGCGCCAGTACAGCGAGAGCACCTCGGAGATGTACAAGCAGAAGCTGGAGCAGTACCTGGTAGACCAGGCCTGCGAAGTGTGTCAGGGTCAGCGCCTGCGGCCGGAGTCCCTGGCCGTGCGCATGGGACAGTACCGCATTACCGAGCTGACCAGCGTCTCCATTCGCGAGTGCCTGACCCGGGTCAACCACCTGAACCTCACGCCCCGTCAGGCCCAGATCGGGGACTTGGTGCTGCGGGAAATCAAGGCGCGACTCCAGTTTTTGCTGGATGTGGGCCTGGACTATCTGACCCTGGACCGGACGGCCATGACGCTCTCTGGGGGCGAGGCCCAGCGAATCCGACTGGCCACCCAGATCGGCGCGGGCCTGACGGGGGTGCTCTATGTGCTGGATGAGCCGAGCATTGGTCTGCACCAGCGCGATAACGATCGCCTGCTGAGCACTCTGATCAAGCTGCGGGACCTGGGCAACACCCTGATCGTGGTGGAGCACGACGAAGACACCATCTGCGCCGCCGATCACCTGGTGGACATTGGGCCAGGGGCGGGGATTCACGGGGGCCGCATCGTGGCCCAGGGGGACTTGCAAGCCCTTAAGGACGCGCCGGACTCCCTGACGGGAGCCTATCTGTCGGGGCGACGGGCGATCGCCACGCCAGGAGAGCGCCGGGCTGGCAACGGGCGATCGCTCCTGCTCCAGAACGCCCACCGCAACAATCTGCGCCACATTGACGTGGAGATCCCCCTGGGTAAATTTGTCTGCGTGACGGGGGTATCGGGCTCTGGCAAATCCACGCTGATCAATGAGCTGCTGTACCCCTCTTTGCAGCACCACTTCGGCCACAAGACCCCTTTTCCCAAAGAGCTGGACGATGTGAAGGGTCTCAAGGCCTTGGACAAGGCCATCGTGATCGACCAGTCGCCCATTGGCCGCACGCCGCGATCGAACCCCGCGACCTACACGGGCGTGTTTGACGTGATCCGATCGCTGTTTGCAGAGACCGTCGAGGCCAAAGCCCGGGGCTACAAACCGGGGCAGTTTTCCTTCAATGTCAAGGGCGGGCGCTGCGAGGCCTGCGGCGGCCAGGGGGTGAACGTCATCGAAATGAATTTCCTGCCGGATGTGTATGTGCAGTGCGAGATTTGCAAGGGCGCGCGCTACAACCGGGAAACCCTCCAGGTGAAGTACAAGGGCAAGTCCATCGCCGATGTGCTGCAAATGACGGTGGAGGAAGCCCTGGAACTGTTCAAGAACATTCCCCAGGCGGCCAACCGCCTCCAAACTCTGGTGGATGTGGGCCTCGGCTATGTGCAGCTCGGCCAAACGGCCCCCACCCTGTCCGGGGGCGAGGCGCAGCGGGTGAAGCTGGCCACGGAGCTATCGCGCCGCGCCACCGGCAAAACGCTGTACCTGATTGATGAGCCGACGACGGGCCTGTCGTTTTATGACGTGCACAAGCTGCTGGACGTGGTGCAGCGCTTGGTGGACAAGGGAAATTCGGTGCTGATGATCGAGCACAATCTGGATGTGATTCGCTGCGCCGACTGGATCGTGGATCTGGGGCCAGAAGGGGGCGATCGCGGCGGCGAAATCATCGCCCAGGGGCCTCCGGAGGAGGTGGCAGCCAACCCGCGCTCCCACACGGGCCACTACCTCCAGCAGGTGCTCAAAAAACACCCGCCCCAGCCTGTGGAGGCGCTAGAGGAGGCGGCTTCCTAG
- a CDS encoding TRAP transporter small permease subunit: MQQLLRIARWIDQLNEYVGRFMTGVVLLMVLIGVWNVIGRYVGQAIGQNLSSNALIETQWQLFDLVFLLGAAYGLRHNEHVRVDVFYSGWSAKRKALADLIGNLGFLIPFCIMVIWVSWDTVKISWQIREMSPDPGGLPLYPIKTMILVGFGLLILQGFANAIKNIAVLKGVQQPPAEEEHESAL, encoded by the coding sequence GTGCAGCAACTGCTTCGAATAGCCAGGTGGATTGATCAGCTCAATGAGTATGTCGGGCGCTTCATGACCGGTGTGGTGCTCTTGATGGTGCTGATTGGCGTCTGGAACGTGATCGGGCGCTACGTCGGTCAGGCCATCGGCCAAAATCTCAGCTCCAATGCCCTGATCGAGACTCAGTGGCAGCTCTTTGACCTCGTCTTTTTGCTGGGCGCGGCCTACGGCCTCAGACACAACGAGCACGTGCGGGTGGATGTGTTTTACAGTGGCTGGTCAGCCAAGCGCAAAGCCCTCGCAGACTTGATCGGCAATCTCGGATTTCTGATTCCGTTTTGCATCATGGTGATCTGGGTTTCCTGGGACACGGTAAAGATCTCCTGGCAAATTCGTGAAATGTCGCCGGATCCAGGCGGTCTGCCCCTCTACCCGATCAAAACCATGATTCTGGTGGGCTTTGGGCTGCTGATCTTGCAGGGCTTTGCCAATGCGATCAAAAACATTGCGGTACTAAAAGGCGTTCAGCAACCCCCAGCGGAGGAAGAGCATGAGTCTGCCCTTTGA
- a CDS encoding TRAP transporter large permease subunit — MSLPFEWLGPTMFVGALVFLSMGYPVAFSLGAVAIAFGIVGVALGVFDPIFMTAMPQRIFGIMSNFTLLAIPYFIFMGSMLERSGIAERLLETIGILFGRVRGGLALAVVLVGALLAATTGVVAATVVAMGLISLPTMLRYGYNKQLATGVIAASGTLGQIIPPSIVLVVLGDQLGVSVGDLFIGSVIPGLLISGVFAVHVLVVAFLKPDAAPPLPPEVRNIGGRALGLRMIQVMLPPLALILLVLGSIFFGYATPTEAGAVGALGAMVLAAVNRKLSWQSLRQVCDVTLRTTTMVMFILLGSTAFSLVFRGLNGDRFMFDVLSNLPGGQVGFLVVSMLTVFLLGFFIDFFEIAFIVVPLFVPVAQQLNLDLVWYGVVLATNLQTSFLTPPFGFALFYLRGVSPPEITTGDIYRGAVPFVILQLLVLLLVIVFPGLVNFLPSLSQPL, encoded by the coding sequence ATGAGTCTGCCCTTTGAATGGCTTGGTCCCACAATGTTTGTGGGAGCGCTGGTCTTTTTGTCCATGGGGTACCCGGTCGCCTTCTCCCTGGGGGCGGTGGCGATCGCCTTTGGCATTGTGGGCGTGGCCCTGGGCGTCTTTGACCCGATTTTCATGACGGCCATGCCCCAGCGGATTTTTGGCATCATGAGCAACTTCACGCTCCTGGCCATTCCCTACTTCATCTTCATGGGCTCCATGCTGGAGCGATCGGGGATTGCCGAGCGGCTGCTGGAGACCATTGGCATTCTGTTTGGCCGGGTCCGGGGCGGCCTAGCCCTGGCGGTGGTGCTGGTGGGCGCGCTGCTGGCGGCGACGACGGGAGTCGTGGCGGCGACGGTGGTGGCCATGGGCCTGATTTCGCTGCCGACCATGCTGCGCTACGGCTACAACAAGCAGCTCGCGACGGGGGTAATTGCGGCGTCGGGGACTCTGGGCCAGATCATTCCGCCCAGCATCGTGCTGGTGGTGCTGGGCGATCAGCTGGGCGTTTCGGTGGGGGACCTGTTCATTGGGTCGGTGATTCCGGGACTGCTGATCTCGGGAGTGTTTGCGGTCCACGTGCTGGTGGTGGCGTTTCTCAAGCCGGACGCGGCGCCGCCACTGCCGCCGGAGGTGCGCAACATTGGCGGTCGGGCGCTGGGGCTGCGGATGATCCAGGTGATGCTGCCGCCTTTGGCCCTGATTTTGCTGGTGCTGGGCAGTATTTTCTTTGGCTATGCGACGCCGACGGAGGCGGGAGCGGTGGGAGCCCTGGGGGCGATGGTGCTGGCGGCGGTCAACCGCAAGCTGAGCTGGCAGTCACTGCGCCAAGTGTGCGATGTGACGCTGCGCACGACCACTATGGTGATGTTTATTCTGCTGGGCTCGACCGCGTTTAGCCTGGTGTTTCGCGGGCTCAACGGCGATCGCTTCATGTTCGATGTGCTGTCGAACCTGCCGGGCGGCCAGGTGGGCTTCCTGGTGGTCAGTATGCTGACGGTGTTTTTGCTCGGGTTCTTTATCGACTTTTTCGAGATTGCCTTTATTGTGGTGCCGCTGTTTGTGCCGGTGGCCCAGCAGCTCAATCTCGATCTGGTCTGGTATGGCGTCGTGCTGGCAACCAACCTCCAGACATCATTTTTGACCCCGCCCTTTGGCTTTGCGCTCTTTTATTTGCGCGGGGTATCGCCCCCAGAGATTACGACGGGAGACATTTACCGGGGAGCGGTGCCCTTCGTGATTTTGCAGCTGCTGGTGCTGCTGCTGGTGATCGTGTTTCCGGGCTTGGTGAATTTTTTGCCGAGCCTGAGCCAGCCGCTCTAG
- a CDS encoding PrsW family glutamic-type intramembrane protease — translation MTGKPLSSSFLRLISADPQSAACYPLLPHYSIEIGRDPSCQIVLDSVLYGMVSRRHALIRPVVGGDGDSHWEICDLNSANGTYVNGQRLLGCRSLQPGDRILLGQNGPEFLLDRGRMPPAEDSRSTSFSRPEASPKPALSAVVSSEVQLTPKSTREEATFSQLFPIFSTGRDLPRKAYLLPGIVTVSCVVLMFASVGDAMVFNVLLAGYLASAAYYFVYQLCGKHKPWWLLVGVMGAMVLLLTSPVLPVFLTVFREILPGRLPVEGEVVSFPMLLVRMFFGAGLMEEILKSLPVLVLWWLGRQLRSPWRDRIGIWEPLDGILVGCAAAVGFTLLETLDQYVPSMIESASTADSSGELLGLQLLIPRILGSIAGHMAYSGYLGYFIGLSVLKPANRWSSLSVGYLSAAGLHALWNTTGVVSGLILAVVGVVSYAFLGAAILKARALSPTRSQNFATQFSRRSRR, via the coding sequence ATGACGGGCAAACCTCTTTCTAGCAGCTTTTTGAGACTGATCTCTGCTGACCCCCAGTCGGCTGCGTGCTACCCCCTGCTTCCCCACTACTCCATCGAGATCGGCCGCGATCCGAGCTGCCAAATCGTCCTGGACTCAGTGCTCTACGGCATGGTTTCTCGCCGCCACGCCCTGATTCGGCCTGTGGTTGGGGGAGACGGAGACTCCCACTGGGAAATCTGCGACCTCAACAGCGCCAACGGCACCTACGTCAACGGGCAGCGCCTGCTGGGGTGTCGCAGTTTGCAGCCGGGCGATCGCATTTTGCTAGGGCAAAACGGCCCAGAATTTTTGCTCGATCGGGGACGAATGCCCCCGGCCGAGGACAGCCGATCTACCTCCTTTTCGAGGCCGGAGGCGAGCCCCAAGCCAGCCCTGTCCGCCGTGGTTTCCAGCGAGGTCCAGCTCACCCCCAAATCCACGCGCGAAGAAGCGACCTTTAGCCAGCTTTTTCCCATCTTTTCCACGGGCCGCGATCTGCCCCGCAAGGCCTACTTGCTGCCCGGCATCGTGACGGTGAGCTGCGTGGTGCTGATGTTTGCCTCCGTCGGCGACGCCATGGTGTTTAACGTGCTGCTGGCGGGCTATCTGGCCAGCGCGGCCTACTATTTCGTCTACCAGCTGTGCGGCAAACACAAGCCCTGGTGGCTGCTGGTGGGGGTGATGGGGGCCATGGTGCTGCTGCTGACCAGCCCCGTTCTGCCGGTTTTCCTAACTGTGTTTCGGGAAATCTTGCCGGGACGCCTGCCGGTGGAGGGGGAAGTAGTGAGCTTCCCGATGCTGCTGGTGCGCATGTTTTTTGGCGCCGGACTGATGGAGGAAATTCTCAAGTCTTTGCCGGTGCTGGTGCTGTGGTGGCTGGGGCGGCAGCTGCGATCGCCCTGGCGCGATCGCATCGGCATCTGGGAGCCCCTCGACGGCATATTGGTCGGGTGCGCGGCAGCCGTGGGCTTTACCCTGCTGGAAACCCTCGATCAGTACGTGCCTTCGATGATCGAAAGCGCCAGCACCGCAGACAGCTCCGGCGAGCTGCTGGGGCTCCAGCTTCTGATTCCCCGGATTTTGGGCTCCATTGCTGGGCACATGGCCTACAGCGGCTACCTGGGCTATTTCATTGGCCTGAGCGTTCTCAAGCCCGCCAATCGCTGGTCAAGCCTGAGCGTCGGCTACCTGAGCGCTGCCGGTCTGCACGCCCTGTGGAATACCACGGGCGTTGTGAGCGGCTTGATTTTGGCGGTGGTGGGGGTAGTGTCCTATGCCTTTTTGGGCGCCGCCATTCTCAAGGCCCGCGCCCTCTCGCCGACGCGATCGCAGAATTTTGCCACCCAGTTTTCCCGGCGATCGCGCCGCTAA
- a CDS encoding ComF family protein: MARWTAAFSGLLSLFLKSVCPLCQRPADQTLCRDCQQQIRRCQRSPLTWRQDGLVLQVWGQYTGPLKRAIAAFKYDQQPQIAQPLGDWLAEAWLAEAPRFPASLAVVPIPLHPDKQRQRGYNQAELLARQFCQQTGLPLRSRGLLRQRSTEALHRLGSRDRAAQLAGAFGLGPDLRGSAPVPILLLDDIYTTGATVQAAAQVLRHHGYPVYGIAAIATSRPPWPALSSERRHR, from the coding sequence ATGGCCCGCTGGACCGCTGCCTTCTCTGGTTTGCTCTCGCTATTTCTCAAGTCTGTTTGCCCGCTGTGCCAGCGGCCAGCGGACCAGACCCTCTGCCGCGACTGCCAGCAGCAGATCCGGCGCTGCCAGCGATCGCCCCTGACCTGGCGCCAAGACGGGCTGGTGTTGCAGGTGTGGGGCCAGTACACCGGACCGCTGAAGCGGGCGATCGCCGCCTTCAAGTACGACCAGCAGCCCCAGATCGCGCAGCCCCTAGGAGACTGGCTGGCCGAGGCGTGGCTGGCTGAGGCCCCGCGCTTTCCGGCGTCTCTGGCGGTGGTGCCGATTCCGCTGCACCCCGACAAGCAGCGCCAGCGCGGCTACAACCAGGCCGAGCTCTTGGCGCGCCAGTTTTGTCAGCAGACGGGACTGCCCCTGCGATCGCGCGGGCTGCTGCGCCAGCGCTCCACCGAGGCCCTGCACCGCCTGGGAAGTCGCGATCGCGCGGCCCAGCTGGCTGGGGCCTTTGGCCTGGGACCCGATCTTCGGGGGAGCGCTCCTGTGCCGATCTTGCTGCTCGATGACATCTACACCACTGGGGCCACCGTTCAGGCCGCTGCCCAAGTCCTAAGACACCACGGTTACCCGGTCTATGGCATTGCGGCGATCGCCACCTCCCGTCCGCCCTGGCCCGCGCTCTCTTCAGAACGGCGGCACCGTTGA